In Hyphomicrobiales bacterium, the following are encoded in one genomic region:
- a CDS encoding DNA methyltransferase — protein sequence MSVRTLVKSIQDIMRQDTGVDGDAQRISQLCWMFFLKIIDDQDQELELLKDDYHPPIPAHLQWRAWAADPQGITGEELLDFINGDLFPSLKDLAPTTPRARTVRNVFEDAFNFMKSGQLMRQVVNKINGVDFNDLSDRQHFGDIYEQILNDLQSAGNAGEYYTPRAVTAFMAKMIDPKPGEVLFDPACGTGGFLTCAIRHMRKHYVKRPEDEAAMQASLHAVEKKQLPHMLAVTNMLLHGIEDPSFLRHDNTLARPYISWDQSERVDLVLTNPPFGGREEDGIESNFPQHFRTRETADLFLALIIRLLKPGGRAAVVLPDGSLFGEGIKTRLKEHLMEECNLHTIVRLPNSVFRPYASIGTNLLFFEKGTPTQETWFWEHRVPEGQKAYSMTRPIRLEHLTDCIDWWGGPRREGREETERAWKVSADEVKARGYNLDIKNPHTVAEDHGDPEILLKDLTAAEAEVAALRDELKAILSEALTR from the coding sequence ATGTCCGTCCGCACTCTCGTCAAATCAATCCAGGACATCATGCGCCAGGACACCGGCGTCGATGGTGATGCGCAGCGCATCAGCCAGCTCTGCTGGATGTTTTTCCTCAAGATCATCGACGACCAGGACCAGGAACTCGAACTCCTCAAGGACGATTACCACCCGCCCATCCCCGCCCACCTGCAATGGCGCGCTTGGGCCGCCGACCCGCAGGGCATCACCGGCGAGGAGTTGCTCGACTTCATAAATGGCGATCTCTTTCCCTCGCTGAAGGATCTGGCGCCCACAACACCCCGCGCCCGAACTGTTCGCAACGTCTTCGAGGACGCATTCAACTTCATGAAGTCTGGCCAACTGATGCGGCAGGTGGTCAACAAGATCAACGGGGTCGACTTCAACGATCTGAGTGATCGGCAGCACTTCGGCGACATCTACGAGCAGATCCTCAATGACCTGCAATCGGCCGGCAACGCCGGCGAGTACTACACGCCCCGTGCCGTCACGGCCTTCATGGCAAAGATGATCGACCCGAAGCCCGGCGAGGTGCTTTTCGATCCCGCTTGCGGTACCGGCGGCTTCCTCACCTGCGCCATTCGTCACATGCGCAAGCACTACGTGAAACGCCCGGAAGACGAAGCCGCAATGCAGGCGAGCCTTCACGCGGTGGAGAAGAAGCAGCTTCCGCATATGCTCGCGGTGACCAACATGCTGCTGCATGGCATCGAGGACCCGTCCTTCCTGCGCCACGATAACACGCTCGCCCGCCCCTACATCTCCTGGGACCAGTCGGAGCGGGTGGACCTTGTGCTGACCAACCCGCCCTTCGGCGGGCGCGAGGAGGACGGGATCGAGTCGAACTTTCCTCAACACTTCCGTACCCGCGAGACGGCCGACCTTTTCCTCGCTTTGATCATCCGCCTCCTGAAACCGGGCGGCCGCGCGGCGGTTGTGCTGCCCGATGGCTCGCTCTTCGGCGAAGGCATCAAAACGAGGCTCAAGGAGCACCTCATGGAGGAGTGCAACCTCCACACCATCGTGCGCTTGCCCAACTCCGTCTTCCGTCCCTACGCCTCGATCGGCACGAACCTCTTGTTCTTCGAGAAGGGAACGCCGACGCAGGAGACATGGTTCTGGGAGCACCGTGTTCCGGAAGGCCAGAAGGCCTATTCCATGACCCGGCCCATACGGCTGGAGCATTTGACCGACTGCATCGACTGGTGGGGCGGACCGCGCCGTGAGGGGCGGGAGGAGACCGAGCGCGCTTGGAAGGTCAGCGCTGACGAGGTCAAGGCCCGCGGCTACAACCTCGACATCAAGAACCCCCACACGGTGGCCGAGGACCATGGCGATCCCGAGATTTTGCTCAAGGATTTGACCGCCGCTGAGGCCGAGGTCGCGGCCCTCCGAGACGAGCTGAAGGCGATCCTGTCCGAGGCACTCACTCGATGA
- a CDS encoding restriction endonuclease has product MDKSSLSERDISTKFITPALRKAGWDVMAQIREEVSFTKGRIIVRGKLVTRGQGKRADYILYFKPNIPIALIEAKDNTHSVGDGIQQALGYAETLNIPFVFSSNGDGFVFHDRTGASTPRETTLSLDAFPAPDALWARFRTWKGLDTEAEKIVLQDYFDDGSGKTPRYYQVNAVNAAIEAIAKGQNRVLLVMATGTGKTYTAFQIIWRLWKAKRKKRILFLADRNVLIDQTMVNDFRPFGGAMAKLSTNAKTIERQDGSSEDLSLALDKKRRIDTAYEVYLGLYQAITGPEERQKLFREFSPDFFDLIVIDECHRGSAAEDSAWREILEYFSSATQIGLTATPKETKYVSNIAYFGDPVFMYSLKQGIRDGFLAPYKVVKVHIDRDVSGYRPEKGQLDRAGNEIEDRIYNTKDFDRTLVIDGRTKLVAKKITQFLKESGDRYQKAIVFCVDQEHAARMRQALVNENADLVDENARYVMRITGSDAEGQAQLGNFIDPESKWPVIVTTSRLLSTGVDAQTCRLIVLDREVGSMTEFKQIVGRGTRVHEDTRKYYFTLIDFRGASSHFADPDFDGEPVQIYEPTGDEPVDPPDAPPTDEDGTPLPEEPDDDETIVDQPGLPVPPVTAPRKKIYVDGIGASIVAERVEYLDENGKLVTESLRDFTKRALRKRFASLDDFLKRWNAAERKHAILEELAAAGLPLDLIVEELDRDLDPFDLICHVAFDAKPLTRRERAENVKKRDAFTKYGDQARAVLDALLAKYADEGVLNLDDASILRITPFSTIGTPFALIRAFGGKSGFERAVHDLQSELYRDTA; this is encoded by the coding sequence ATGGACAAAAGCAGCCTTTCGGAACGCGACATCAGCACCAAGTTCATCACGCCGGCCCTTCGCAAGGCCGGTTGGGACGTGATGGCGCAGATCCGGGAAGAGGTGAGCTTTACAAAGGGTCGGATCATCGTAAGGGGAAAGCTGGTTACCCGTGGGCAAGGCAAGCGGGCCGACTACATCCTCTATTTCAAACCCAACATCCCCATCGCGCTGATCGAGGCGAAAGACAACACCCACAGCGTCGGCGACGGAATCCAGCAGGCACTTGGCTACGCAGAGACGCTGAACATCCCATTCGTATTCTCCTCGAATGGTGACGGGTTCGTATTCCACGATCGAACCGGCGCCAGCACGCCACGCGAAACAACGCTTTCGCTCGATGCCTTTCCGGCGCCGGATGCCCTTTGGGCTCGGTTTCGTACGTGGAAAGGCCTCGATACCGAGGCCGAGAAGATCGTCCTTCAGGACTATTTCGACGACGGCAGCGGAAAGACGCCTCGCTACTATCAGGTGAATGCGGTCAATGCCGCGATAGAGGCCATCGCAAAAGGGCAGAACCGCGTGCTTTTGGTCATGGCCACGGGTACCGGGAAAACTTACACGGCCTTTCAGATCATCTGGCGTTTGTGGAAAGCGAAACGCAAGAAGCGAATCCTGTTTCTTGCCGACCGGAATGTCCTGATCGACCAGACGATGGTCAATGATTTCCGGCCCTTTGGCGGGGCCATGGCCAAGCTCTCGACCAACGCGAAAACCATAGAACGGCAGGATGGCAGCTCGGAAGATCTGAGCCTGGCTCTCGACAAGAAACGCCGCATCGACACCGCCTATGAAGTTTACCTTGGGCTCTATCAGGCCATCACCGGGCCAGAAGAGCGGCAGAAACTCTTCCGCGAGTTCTCTCCGGACTTCTTCGATCTGATCGTAATCGACGAGTGCCACCGTGGCAGCGCTGCCGAGGACTCGGCTTGGCGGGAGATCCTCGAATACTTCTCGTCCGCCACCCAGATCGGCCTGACAGCGACGCCGAAGGAAACGAAATACGTCTCCAACATCGCGTATTTTGGCGATCCGGTGTTCATGTATTCCCTCAAGCAGGGCATCCGCGATGGCTTCCTTGCGCCCTACAAGGTGGTCAAGGTTCACATCGACCGCGACGTGTCGGGGTATCGTCCCGAGAAGGGCCAGCTCGATCGCGCGGGGAACGAAATCGAAGATCGGATTTACAACACCAAGGATTTCGATCGGACGCTGGTCATCGACGGCCGCACGAAGCTCGTCGCAAAAAAGATCACGCAGTTTCTCAAGGAAAGCGGCGACCGCTATCAGAAAGCCATCGTGTTCTGTGTCGATCAGGAACATGCCGCCCGCATGCGCCAGGCGCTGGTCAACGAAAACGCCGATCTCGTTGACGAGAATGCGCGCTACGTCATGCGTATTACCGGCAGTGACGCAGAGGGCCAGGCACAGCTCGGCAACTTCATCGATCCAGAATCCAAATGGCCGGTGATCGTGACGACATCGCGGCTGCTTTCAACCGGCGTGGACGCGCAGACCTGTCGCCTGATCGTGCTTGATCGCGAGGTCGGCTCGATGACCGAGTTCAAACAGATCGTCGGGCGCGGAACCCGCGTGCACGAGGACACGCGCAAATATTACTTCACGCTCATCGACTTCCGCGGAGCGAGCAGCCATTTCGCGGACCCGGACTTCGATGGTGAACCGGTGCAGATCTATGAACCGACGGGCGACGAGCCGGTCGATCCGCCGGACGCGCCTCCGACCGACGAGGATGGCACGCCGCTGCCCGAAGAGCCGGACGACGACGAAACAATCGTCGATCAGCCGGGCTTGCCGGTGCCGCCCGTCACAGCGCCGCGGAAAAAGATCTACGTCGATGGCATTGGCGCCTCGATTGTCGCCGAGCGGGTCGAATACCTCGACGAGAACGGCAAGCTCGTCACGGAATCCCTACGCGATTTCACCAAGCGTGCGCTGCGCAAGCGCTTTGCCAGCCTTGATGACTTCCTGAAGCGCTGGAACGCGGCCGAACGCAAGCACGCGATCCTGGAGGAACTGGCGGCCGCGGGCCTGCCTCTCGATCTTATCGTCGAGGAGTTGGACCGCGACCTCGATCCCTTCGACTTGATCTGTCACGTCGCTTTCGACGCAAAGCCATTGACCCGCCGCGAGCGCGCAGAGAACGTCAAGAAGCGCGACGCCTTCACCAAATATGGCGATCAGGCTCGCGCCGTACTCGACGCGCTGCTCGCAAAGTATGCCGACGAAGGTGTACTGAACCTCGATGACGCGAGTATCTTGCGCATCACACCCTTTTCCACCATCGGCACACCTTTCGCGCTGATCCGCGCTTTCGGAGGGAAGTCCGGCTTCGAGCGGGCCGTTCACGACCTGCAATCCGAACTCTACAGGGACACCGCCTGA
- a CDS encoding NnrS family protein: MANSDIGTRPQGGFKPPLFVSAGFRFFFLSAGIFAVFALAAWMLWLAIHAANGMVVEATINVAPHYWHAHEMIFGYGAAVVSGFFLTAVPNWTGEPTARARFVAVVGAVWLAGRLAIWFSTYLPAPLIAFVDLVFLPPLIARVAWNMRRNPQPRNLVFIGVLAAFVVANLMVHLEWIGVTSSTLIPGLYFGLTLLAVMITIIGGRVVPAFTRNALRRGGEEVRLPVSRAWSDRAGILTAVILALTVALDLPDVVIGIAAAAAAAANGIRLSAWRWQDTLHDPILWSLHLGFGMLVLGFATLSCAYLFEFPSTIGAYHVLGIGAVGGMTLAVMTRASLGHTGRALKVAPSIGVAYAVIGIAALVRGFGTDLFPAWYNTVIFTSGLLWIAGFTIFSVVYWPILTGPDARG; this comes from the coding sequence ATGGCAAATTCCGATATAGGCACCAGGCCGCAGGGCGGGTTCAAGCCGCCGCTCTTCGTCAGTGCCGGATTTCGTTTCTTCTTTCTGAGCGCCGGTATCTTCGCGGTGTTTGCGCTCGCCGCGTGGATGCTCTGGCTCGCGATCCACGCCGCCAACGGCATGGTTGTCGAGGCGACCATCAACGTCGCGCCGCATTATTGGCACGCCCATGAGATGATTTTCGGCTATGGCGCCGCCGTCGTCTCCGGCTTCTTCCTCACCGCCGTGCCCAACTGGACCGGCGAGCCGACGGCGCGCGCCCGCTTCGTCGCCGTCGTCGGCGCGGTCTGGCTTGCTGGCCGGCTGGCGATCTGGTTCTCGACCTATCTGCCGGCGCCGCTCATCGCGTTCGTCGATCTCGTTTTCCTGCCGCCGCTGATCGCCCGTGTCGCCTGGAACATGCGGCGCAATCCGCAGCCGCGTAACCTGGTGTTCATCGGCGTCCTCGCCGCCTTCGTCGTCGCCAATCTGATGGTCCATCTCGAATGGATCGGTGTGACGTCCTCGACGCTGATCCCGGGCCTCTATTTCGGCCTCACCCTGCTCGCCGTCATGATCACCATCATCGGCGGCCGCGTCGTGCCGGCCTTCACCCGCAACGCCCTGCGCCGTGGCGGCGAGGAAGTCCGGCTGCCGGTCAGCCGCGCCTGGTCCGACCGGGCCGGCATTCTGACCGCCGTCATTCTGGCGCTGACCGTCGCGCTTGACCTGCCTGACGTGGTCATCGGCATTGCCGCGGCAGCCGCCGCCGCCGCCAATGGCATCCGCCTGTCGGCCTGGCGCTGGCAGGACACGCTGCACGATCCGATCCTGTGGAGTCTGCACCTTGGATTCGGCATGCTGGTGCTCGGCTTCGCGACCCTGTCATGCGCCTATCTCTTCGAGTTTCCGAGCACCATCGGCGCCTATCACGTGCTGGGTATCGGTGCCGTCGGCGGCATGACGCTCGCGGTCATGACGCGCGCCTCGCTGGGGCATACCGGCCGGGCGCTGAAGGTGGCGCCATCGATCGGTGTCGCCTATGCGGTGATCGGCATCGCCGCGCTGGTGCGCGGCTTCGGCACCGACCTGTTCCCGGCCTGGTACAACACGGTGATCTTCACCTCCGGGCTTTTGTGGATCGCCGGCTTCACGATCTTTTCCGTCGTCTACTGGCCGATCCTGACCGGCCCGGATGCGCGTGGCTGA
- a CDS encoding cyclic nucleotide-binding protein, with protein sequence MKPGDFETVQKSTVFSGVDEESLQELLRGAAVRSYERGQMIFVQGDPADAFFVVLEGWLKIFRVRESGEEIVIHVFSRGDSIAEAAAFTSGLYPASCEAVSDCRVLRVPADRLLDRIRRVPDIAIAMLASTSMHLHSLIREIEEIRGMSGTQRVAQFLLSLGDEANGQMIVRMPFEKNLIANRLAMTPYSLSRAFSKLRDFGVRIDHSTAEISDVSALRALIAREQRAGN encoded by the coding sequence ATGAAGCCAGGCGATTTCGAGACAGTGCAAAAGTCGACTGTCTTCAGTGGCGTCGACGAGGAATCACTGCAGGAATTGCTGCGTGGCGCTGCGGTTCGGTCCTACGAGCGCGGGCAGATGATTTTTGTCCAGGGCGATCCGGCAGATGCTTTTTTCGTCGTCCTCGAGGGCTGGCTGAAGATCTTCCGTGTTCGCGAGAGCGGCGAAGAGATCGTCATTCATGTGTTCAGCCGCGGTGACAGCATCGCCGAGGCCGCCGCCTTCACCAGCGGTCTGTATCCGGCATCCTGCGAAGCGGTATCCGACTGTCGTGTTCTGCGCGTTCCCGCCGACCGGTTGCTCGATCGCATCCGTCGTGTGCCTGACATCGCGATCGCCATGCTTGCCTCGACCTCGATGCATCTGCACTCGTTGATTCGCGAGATCGAGGAAATTCGCGGCATGTCCGGCACCCAACGTGTGGCGCAGTTCCTCCTTTCGCTTGGTGACGAGGCCAACGGACAGATGATCGTCCGCATGCCGTTCGAGAAGAATCTCATCGCCAACCGCCTGGCGATGACGCCTTACAGCCTGTCCCGGGCGTTTTCCAAGCTGCGCGACTTCGGCGTCCGCATCGATCATTCGACCGCCGAGATCAGCGATGTGAGCGCTCTGCGCGCCCTCATCGCCCGCGAGCAGCGCGCGGGGAACTGA
- a CDS encoding SCO family protein → MFPARNVFARSNAENSVPRKTRSSLPALIILTVIATVAVGLMVYLTSNGDSGKKNTLAEIGGPFELVDSKGQTVRDTDFRGTYLLVYFGYTFCPDICPTSLNTIAEAFDQLPPGKLAHIQALFVSVDPERDSGAVLDDYTQNFHPRIKGLTGTREQINDMVSRYRGTYRITKDDDPDYYPVDHSSIIYLMDENGKYVTHFSHQSPVDKVLAKLNEVLPD, encoded by the coding sequence ATGTTTCCGGCCCGGAATGTGTTTGCGCGTTCAAACGCGGAGAATAGCGTGCCTCGAAAGACCCGTAGTTCCTTGCCGGCCTTGATCATTCTGACGGTCATCGCAACCGTGGCGGTCGGACTTATGGTGTATCTCACCTCGAACGGCGACAGCGGCAAGAAAAACACGCTGGCAGAGATCGGCGGCCCGTTCGAACTCGTGGATTCCAAGGGTCAGACGGTGCGCGACACCGATTTTCGCGGTACCTATCTGCTGGTCTATTTCGGCTATACGTTCTGCCCCGATATCTGCCCGACCTCGCTCAACACCATCGCCGAAGCGTTCGACCAATTGCCGCCGGGAAAGCTCGCGCACATCCAGGCGCTGTTCGTCTCGGTCGATCCGGAGCGGGATTCAGGCGCCGTGCTTGACGACTACACTCAGAACTTCCATCCCAGGATCAAGGGGCTGACGGGGACCCGCGAGCAGATCAACGACATGGTATCGCGCTATCGCGGCACCTACCGGATCACCAAGGACGACGACCCGGACTACTATCCGGTCGACCATTCCTCGATCATTTACCTGATGGACGAGAATGGAAAATACGTGACCCATTTCAGCCACCAGTCGCCGGTCGACAAGGTGCTGGCGAAACTGAACGAGGTCCTGCCCGACTGA
- a CDS encoding bile acid:sodium symporter: MKSIFLPLGLAFIMFAIGLGLHVSAFTRLKGQWKALGWGLAAQIIGLPLIALALAYFAALSPVLAVGLLVLAAAPGGITSNYLTMVARGDTALSIVMTIVTSLLAMLTVPLIVGSGLEHFLGASAEISLPVGRTIVTIVLLTGLPLVLGMGFRARFPVLARRVASPARSLAGIVFATIVLLAFWGQWEPIKANWAEVGPAVVGLNAATMAVGFGIAALIGLNIRSAIAITVECGLQNVALAIFIAVQLLQDDRFMIPAVIYALVMNVSILVVIAAGRWLVPAIEEDGLSPDLPRG, from the coding sequence ATGAAGTCGATCTTTCTGCCGCTCGGTCTTGCGTTCATCATGTTCGCGATCGGCCTTGGCCTTCATGTTTCCGCCTTCACCCGCCTCAAGGGTCAGTGGAAGGCGCTCGGCTGGGGGCTTGCCGCCCAGATCATCGGCCTGCCGCTGATCGCGCTGGCGCTGGCATATTTCGCCGCTCTTTCCCCCGTCCTCGCCGTCGGTCTGCTGGTGCTCGCCGCAGCACCCGGCGGGATCACCTCGAACTATCTCACCATGGTCGCGCGCGGCGACACGGCACTGTCGATCGTCATGACGATCGTCACCAGTCTGCTGGCGATGCTGACCGTGCCGTTGATCGTCGGCAGCGGCCTTGAGCACTTCCTCGGGGCCAGCGCCGAGATCAGCCTGCCGGTCGGCCGTACCATCGTCACCATCGTGCTGCTCACCGGACTGCCGCTCGTTCTCGGCATGGGCTTTCGTGCGCGGTTCCCCGTGTTGGCCCGGCGTGTTGCCTCGCCGGCGCGCAGCCTTGCGGGCATCGTGTTCGCCACCATCGTGCTGTTGGCCTTCTGGGGCCAGTGGGAGCCGATCAAGGCGAACTGGGCCGAGGTTGGCCCCGCCGTCGTCGGTCTCAATGCCGCCACCATGGCGGTTGGTTTCGGTATCGCTGCGCTGATCGGGCTCAACATCCGCTCGGCGATCGCGATCACCGTCGAATGCGGCCTGCAGAATGTCGCGCTGGCGATTTTCATCGCCGTGCAATTGCTGCAGGACGACCGTTTCATGATCCCGGCCGTGATCTACGCCCTCGTCATGAATGTCTCCATCCTCGTCGTGATTGCCGCCGGGCGCTGGCTCGTTCCGGCAATCGAGGAGGATGGACTTAGCCCGGACCTCCCTCGCGGCTGA